The following are encoded in a window of Rhodomicrobium lacus genomic DNA:
- the ybeY gene encoding rRNA maturation RNase YbeY — MTPPLTVSDSNTSPDPDPGAAAEPYRIGTDISIEDDRWVSVDGLEDLIPKLVAETLREAGLTPENACVSIALMSGEQVRSLNRVFRGKDSDTNVLSFPSPEAARAAVLDDEPAFLGDVALSYDAVAGEAQAQAKTPLQHSAHLVAHGVLHLVGFDHEGDADADAMEAAERVILGRFGIPDPYRDDTNTSAHTL, encoded by the coding sequence ATGACACCGCCATTGACAGTTTCCGACTCGAATACCTCCCCGGACCCCGATCCGGGTGCGGCAGCCGAACCTTACCGAATAGGCACGGATATCTCGATCGAAGACGATCGCTGGGTATCCGTTGATGGGTTGGAAGACCTCATCCCCAAGCTCGTGGCCGAGACGCTGCGCGAGGCCGGCCTGACGCCGGAGAATGCATGCGTGAGCATTGCCCTCATGTCCGGCGAGCAGGTTCGTTCTCTCAACAGGGTGTTCCGGGGCAAGGACTCCGACACCAACGTGCTTTCGTTCCCATCGCCCGAAGCCGCGCGCGCCGCCGTTCTTGACGACGAGCCCGCGTTCCTTGGCGATGTGGCGCTGTCCTACGACGCCGTCGCGGGCGAGGCGCAAGCACAGGCGAAAACGCCTCTTCAGCATTCCGCTCATCTCGTAGCCCACGGCGTTCTCCATCTGGTCGGTTTCGATCACGAGGGCGACGCCGATGCCGACGCAATGGAAGCCGCCGAGCGCGTCATCCTTGGCCGTTTCGGCATTCCCGACCCTTATCGGGACGATACGAACACATCCGCTCACACACTCTGA